In Caldicellulosiruptor obsidiansis OB47, a single window of DNA contains:
- a CDS encoding methyl-accepting chemotaxis protein — MKFIKESFNRLSKRSLKTRIMSWFIIISLIPIVTFLIFSLSLIQKDAKKEMLTRLESAKKVALQEINRLCKLSQDYSILISSNPQLREAVARKDHLKVVQIISPLASELSIDQIIVTDEKGIVIGRSDVLSNFGEDMKEDFLVKCGLARLKYTSVTSENATVYIKSVSDIVTQMSANNMRVIGTIIVAYKLNEKFVNNLSQLTKMDIAVFSQDFKKTISSSKSQQILDRDKLKTILSGQYEYMLSGTPKGDYHYVLLPIRRSEKMTPAGVLAIISKNLVASNFIKASMLFSVLLLLGTFILVVVVSLFVSNRITKPIMELAESAKKVSKGSFDIQLSVNENTSNEILLLTTEFMKMVKNVNTYATNIEQTLSTTQQYIDKLNKIASDSARTSQITGEQIKEIIALAENQKMVFEQTTHMISELENQIQKMFDIFKMIQNEVSTVYTTTLKEQEAIKMLINQMYSVNSAIKEVEKDLKNAINDFKEIARTSQNISGLAEKIKIIALNASIEAAKRDIPAFEVIASEITRLSQSANELAKRSLESIETGLCAFDKTSRKLENVLGIVKEGVKVAKQSAESLSRIETTNQQIKTKIENVIDKVTSQQEKIFTINNVLKVQTQNVSQYFKTLVSIRDIFQNQKKAVDKLIDQFSDVHQEIVKLASITMGPGKN; from the coding sequence ATGAAATTTATAAAAGAAAGCTTCAACAGATTGTCAAAGAGGTCTTTAAAGACTCGAATTATGTCATGGTTTATAATAATTTCTCTGATACCTATTGTAACATTTCTCATATTTTCCTTATCGCTTATTCAAAAAGATGCAAAAAAGGAGATGCTAACAAGATTAGAAAGTGCAAAAAAGGTTGCATTGCAAGAGATAAATCGGCTTTGCAAACTGTCACAAGACTACAGTATATTAATATCAAGCAATCCCCAGTTGAGAGAAGCTGTTGCCAGAAAAGATCATCTTAAAGTTGTTCAGATAATTTCGCCTCTTGCAAGTGAGCTTTCGATAGATCAGATTATTGTAACAGACGAAAAAGGGATAGTTATTGGTCGAAGCGATGTGCTTTCTAATTTTGGGGAAGATATGAAAGAAGACTTTTTAGTAAAATGCGGGCTTGCACGATTAAAATACACATCTGTCACAAGTGAAAATGCTACAGTGTATATAAAATCTGTTTCTGACATAGTTACACAGATGTCAGCAAACAATATGAGAGTTATTGGTACAATAATTGTTGCTTATAAACTAAATGAGAAATTTGTCAATAACCTATCGCAGCTTACTAAAATGGATATTGCAGTATTTTCACAGGATTTTAAAAAAACAATTTCGTCTTCAAAAAGTCAACAAATACTGGACAGAGATAAACTAAAAACGATACTATCTGGTCAATACGAATATATGCTGTCTGGCACACCGAAAGGTGATTATCATTATGTGTTATTGCCAATCAGAAGATCTGAGAAAATGACACCAGCTGGAGTTTTAGCAATAATTAGCAAAAATTTGGTTGCATCTAATTTTATAAAAGCGTCTATGTTGTTTTCAGTCCTGCTTTTACTTGGGACATTCATACTTGTTGTCGTGGTAAGCCTTTTTGTATCAAACAGGATAACAAAACCTATCATGGAACTTGCAGAAAGTGCCAAGAAGGTTTCAAAAGGTAGCTTTGATATTCAGTTAAGTGTGAATGAAAACACAAGCAATGAGATTTTACTTTTGACAACCGAATTTATGAAAATGGTAAAAAATGTTAACACATATGCCACAAATATTGAACAGACGCTAAGCACAACCCAGCAATACATTGATAAATTAAACAAAATAGCTTCAGATTCAGCAAGGACAAGTCAAATTACAGGTGAGCAGATAAAAGAGATAATAGCACTTGCAGAAAATCAAAAGATGGTATTTGAGCAAACAACACATATGATTTCTGAACTTGAAAATCAGATTCAAAAGATGTTTGACATTTTTAAGATGATACAGAATGAAGTTTCAACAGTGTATACTACCACTTTGAAAGAACAAGAGGCTATAAAGATGCTTATAAATCAAATGTACAGTGTAAATTCAGCCATCAAGGAAGTTGAAAAAGATTTAAAAAATGCAATAAATGATTTTAAAGAAATTGCAAGAACTTCTCAAAACATTTCAGGTCTTGCTGAGAAGATAAAAATAATTGCTCTTAATGCATCAATCGAAGCAGCTAAAAGAGACATTCCTGCCTTTGAAGTAATAGCATCAGAGATTACAAGACTGTCACAGTCAGCAAACGAACTTGCAAAAAGGTCTTTAGAAAGTATTGAAACAGGGCTTTGTGCATTTGACAAAACAAGCCGAAAACTTGAAAATGTTCTTGGTATTGTAAAGGAAGGTGTAAAGGTTGCAAAACAATCGGCAGAATCACTTTCAAGAATTGAGACAACAAATCAGCAGATAAAAACAAAAATAGAAAATGTAATAGACAAGGTAACAAGTCAACAGGAAAAGATTTTTACAATAAACAATGTGCTCAAAGTCCAGACACAAAATGTTTCGCAATACTTTAAAACTCTCGTGTCTATAAGGGATATCTTCCAAAATCAGAAGAAAGCTGTTGATAAGTTAATTGATCAGTTCTCAGATGTACATCAAGAAATTGTGAAGCTTGCCTCAATAACAATGGGTCCGGGAAAAAATTAG
- a CDS encoding CAP domain-containing protein, whose translation MTNKRFFLLRWLSLFILAAFIVNLSFSTHSSKVFALSQKNKKIYMFCSKAYFDKIYKDVKKLNLKSPFNFPFYVSENPSDFFIAGFEKDKLVFYYTNSKWINSVFGIKIGSAADAVKKSGLSFINKFVIIDGNTTTTYFDDGLKSLYDVSVINNSYYLFIIYDRIVKPNVVCGIFMVKKSLWDEFLLKKHSLTFDKSSEQDILSSFEKLMFMHLNSMRAYLQKPYFSFSNDIAKIAKTHSQNMSQYNFFSHTDNSGKTFSDRFLSAGILYKKIGENIVMGTKLLPFFANHLLFNSEGHRKNIEENFEVVGIGCAIEKNFDNVYYTQDFAVLR comes from the coding sequence ATGACAAATAAAAGGTTTTTCCTTTTGCGGTGGCTCTCTTTATTTATACTTGCAGCTTTTATAGTAAACCTTTCATTTTCTACTCACAGCAGCAAGGTTTTTGCTTTAAGTCAAAAGAATAAAAAAATTTATATGTTTTGTTCAAAAGCATATTTTGACAAAATATATAAAGATGTTAAAAAGTTAAATTTAAAAAGCCCTTTTAACTTTCCATTTTATGTGTCAGAAAATCCTTCTGATTTTTTCATAGCAGGTTTTGAAAAAGATAAACTTGTGTTTTACTACACAAATTCAAAGTGGATTAATTCAGTTTTTGGTATCAAAATTGGCTCTGCAGCTGACGCTGTAAAAAAATCCGGACTTTCTTTTATAAATAAGTTTGTAATTATAGATGGTAACACCACAACTACATATTTTGATGATGGTCTAAAATCGCTATATGATGTTTCAGTTATTAATAACTCATACTACCTTTTTATCATTTATGATAGGATTGTAAAACCTAATGTTGTATGCGGGATTTTTATGGTAAAAAAAAGTTTGTGGGATGAGTTTTTGTTAAAAAAACATTCCTTGACTTTCGATAAAAGCTCTGAACAAGATATTCTTTCATCATTTGAAAAACTTATGTTTATGCATTTAAACTCTATGAGAGCTTATCTGCAAAAACCATATTTTTCTTTTTCAAATGATATTGCAAAGATAGCAAAAACTCATTCACAAAACATGTCACAGTATAACTTTTTTTCTCATACTGATAACTCTGGAAAAACATTTTCTGATAGATTTTTATCTGCAGGAATTTTGTATAAAAAAATAGGTGAAAATATAGTAATGGGGACAAAACTTCTTCCCTTTTTTGCAAACCATCTGCTTTTCAATTCAGAAGGACACCGCAAAAATATTGAAGAGAACTTCGAAGTGGTTGGCATTGGATGTGCTATTGAAAAAAACTTCGATAATGTCTATTACACCCAGGACTTTGCTGTACTAAGATAA
- a CDS encoding fumarate hydratase — MRIISEDIIEQKVYEAIEKAVCILPEDVVNALKDAYQKEHGIARYTLENLIKNISLAQQKMRPVCQDTGAAVFFVDIGEDVFVQGSIKSAINRAVSRAYTDFYLRKSMVKSPIERENTGDNTPAIIHFDIVPGDKITIHFMPKGFGSENKSALCMLTPADGVEGIERFVVETVKKAGSDPCPPILVGVGIGGTFELAALLSKKALLRKIGQRHSKGYVAQLEERLIDKINALGIGPEGFGGKTTVLDVFVEEYPTHIAGLPVAVNICCHVARHVSVQI, encoded by the coding sequence ATGCGAATAATCTCTGAGGATATCATAGAACAAAAAGTATATGAGGCTATTGAGAAAGCAGTATGTATTCTTCCAGAAGATGTTGTCAATGCCTTGAAAGATGCATATCAAAAGGAACACGGCATTGCAAGATATACTCTTGAAAATCTTATAAAAAACATCTCCTTGGCACAGCAAAAGATGCGACCTGTCTGCCAGGACACAGGTGCAGCAGTGTTTTTTGTTGACATTGGAGAAGATGTTTTTGTCCAAGGTTCAATAAAAAGCGCAATAAACAGAGCGGTCTCAAGAGCATATACAGATTTTTATCTTCGAAAGTCAATGGTGAAAAGTCCAATCGAAAGAGAGAACACAGGCGACAACACACCCGCAATCATTCACTTTGACATAGTGCCGGGAGATAAAATCACAATACATTTTATGCCAAAAGGTTTTGGCAGCGAAAACAAAAGTGCACTTTGTATGCTCACGCCAGCAGATGGTGTGGAAGGAATCGAAAGATTTGTTGTTGAGACAGTCAAAAAAGCCGGGTCTGACCCGTGCCCGCCAATTTTAGTAGGTGTCGGGATAGGAGGAACATTTGAGCTTGCTGCTCTTTTATCTAAAAAAGCTCTTTTGAGAAAGATAGGACAAAGACATAGCAAAGGATATGTAGCGCAGCTTGAAGAAAGGTTAATTGATAAGATAAATGCGCTTGGGATAGGTCCGGAGGGATTTGGTGGAAAAACAACAGTGCTGGATGTGTTTGTAGAAGAGTATCCAACTCACATTGCGGGTCTTCCAGTTGCTGTGAATATATGCTGCCATGTTGCAAGACATGTATCAGTGCAAATATAA
- a CDS encoding CvpA family protein codes for MPNTADLVVLIVILAGSWIGYKKGILRMVFDIGSYIISWFVAVWGYKYISVAILSSPPLKEAIYNFVRQKVVIREDILPSVPEFFKGAILEANQAINKTLQDAAAVVLANFIAMILIFIVTKIVITLIKTALGLMRKVPVIGQIDGFLGFAAGAAVSLIIIYVAFSILYFFPNAEVFKSAQKVIKTSMFAEFLYENNIIVMLMRQYLKL; via the coding sequence ATGCCAAACACAGCAGACTTGGTGGTTTTGATTGTAATCTTGGCTGGTAGCTGGATTGGTTACAAAAAGGGGATACTTAGAATGGTCTTTGACATCGGGTCTTACATAATATCATGGTTTGTTGCAGTGTGGGGATACAAGTACATAAGCGTAGCAATCCTCTCATCACCCCCTTTGAAAGAAGCAATATACAATTTTGTGAGGCAGAAGGTTGTGATAAGAGAAGATATTTTGCCGAGCGTGCCAGAGTTTTTCAAAGGGGCGATACTTGAGGCAAACCAGGCCATAAACAAGACTTTGCAAGATGCAGCGGCAGTTGTGCTTGCAAATTTTATCGCGATGATTTTAATATTTATTGTCACAAAGATTGTGATAACCCTTATAAAAACTGCGCTTGGACTTATGAGAAAGGTTCCTGTGATTGGGCAGATAGACGGTTTTCTGGGATTTGCAGCAGGTGCAGCCGTTTCGCTTATAATAATCTATGTAGCCTTTTCTATTTTATATTTCTTTCCAAATGCAGAAGTCTTCAAATCAGCCCAGAAGGTTATAAAAACCTCTATGTTTGCTGAGTTTTTGTACGAAAACAACATTATAGTGATGCTGATGAGGCAATATTTGAAGCTATGA
- a CDS encoding SpoIIE family protein phosphatase, with product MENNKIEFTKSFYESILNGMLDLVRVIDIDGVVVFCNTKMKEEFGDQTGKKCYELFCKDSRCDDCIAVRAMRENTRFMKYAQHKDKFYYVISSPVHSEDGKVIGTVEVFRDITEQRKIEERLRRQNEFLKRDLEFAKRLQQSLLPVIPRIEGYRITYTYKPCERLGGDFLDVISIDDRIVFYVADVAGHGLLASMVTIFVKQSIIKNAHTYINSSAQEIMKGVLLDFIEMNFPNEIYITIVLGILEKQSGRVTMISAGHVTEPILVKANKKVKMFSMRGQPIASIDLEQGFEMKEVVLEKHDKLIFYSDGLIESKNKQGEMYGKKRLIKRILSIKNINTELLIRDVRNFVSDIDDDIAVLMIEKM from the coding sequence GTGGAGAACAATAAAATTGAGTTTACCAAAAGTTTTTATGAGAGCATTTTAAATGGAATGCTTGACCTTGTCAGGGTCATTGATATAGATGGGGTTGTTGTGTTTTGCAACACAAAGATGAAAGAAGAATTTGGAGATCAGACAGGCAAAAAATGCTATGAACTTTTTTGCAAAGATTCGCGGTGCGATGACTGCATAGCAGTAAGAGCGATGAGAGAAAACACAAGATTTATGAAGTATGCGCAGCACAAGGACAAGTTCTACTATGTCATAAGCTCGCCAGTTCACAGCGAGGATGGCAAAGTGATTGGCACTGTTGAGGTCTTCAGAGATATTACAGAGCAGCGAAAGATTGAAGAAAGGCTCAGGCGGCAAAACGAGTTCTTAAAGCGCGACTTGGAGTTTGCAAAGAGGCTTCAGCAGTCACTTCTTCCGGTTATACCAAGGATTGAAGGATACAGAATTACATACACTTACAAGCCATGCGAAAGGCTTGGCGGAGATTTTTTGGATGTCATTAGCATAGACGACAGAATAGTTTTCTATGTTGCAGATGTTGCAGGGCATGGACTTTTGGCTTCAATGGTAACAATATTTGTCAAGCAAAGCATCATTAAAAATGCTCATACTTACATAAACTCAAGTGCCCAGGAGATAATGAAGGGTGTTCTTTTAGATTTTATAGAGATGAACTTTCCAAATGAGATATATATTACAATAGTGCTTGGTATCTTAGAAAAACAAAGTGGCAGGGTTACAATGATAAGTGCCGGGCATGTAACAGAACCAATTTTGGTCAAGGCAAACAAGAAGGTCAAAATGTTTTCTATGAGAGGTCAGCCCATTGCCTCAATTGACCTTGAACAGGGGTTTGAGATGAAAGAGGTGGTGCTGGAGAAACACGACAAACTCATATTTTATTCTGATGGACTTATTGAGAGCAAAAACAAGCAGGGCGAAATGTATGGCAAAAAGAGGCTCATAAAAAGAATACTGAGCATTAAGAACATCAACACAGAGCTTTTGATAAGAGACGTGAGAAATTTTGTCTCTGACATAGACGATGACATTGCAGTTTTGATGATTGAAAAGATGTAA
- a CDS encoding DUF4446 family protein, with product MRSYITTYASEIVIFFLVLNMVLFLALLIELAKNRSLKRRFLDLTSNQDFKSLEEIIKLTNEKVEYFEEVLKALTKSHRVLSENAKLCIKKVGIVRYDAFENVGSKLSFALALLDEFDTGVVINSIYSREGCSVYAKPIENGLSKYPLSAEEMQAIDIARKNYISKEIKE from the coding sequence ATGAGAAGTTATATCACTACATATGCATCTGAGATAGTCATTTTTTTTCTTGTTCTCAACATGGTGCTTTTTCTTGCACTTTTAATAGAACTTGCAAAGAATAGGAGTCTTAAAAGAAGGTTTCTTGACCTTACATCAAACCAGGATTTCAAAAGCTTGGAGGAGATCATAAAGCTGACAAATGAAAAAGTTGAATACTTTGAAGAGGTACTCAAAGCCTTAACAAAGAGTCACAGGGTATTGAGCGAAAATGCAAAGCTGTGCATAAAAAAGGTTGGTATTGTCAGGTATGATGCATTTGAGAATGTTGGTAGCAAGCTCAGCTTTGCTTTGGCGCTTCTTGACGAGTTTGATACTGGGGTTGTGATAAACAGTATATATTCAAGAGAGGGATGTAGTGTATATGCAAAACCCATTGAAAATGGACTTTCTAAGTACCCGCTTTCTGCTGAAGAGATGCAGGCAATTGACATTGCAAGAAAAAACTATATTTCAAAGGAGATTAAAGAGTAA
- a CDS encoding ParB/RepB/Spo0J family partition protein, which produces MKKRLGRGLDALFGDEISSSEKEFEAGFDDKENIEKIEEINIELIELSENQPRKVFNEEEIEELASSIKSVGLIQPLVVQKKGDKYVLIAGERRLRACKIAGIEKVKCIIKEYENPLEIALIENIQRKDLNPYEKALAFKRLMDEFGYTQEELARRLGISRSKVANTLRILNLGEQIIDLIIKGKISEGHAKVLLSVEDEEQRNKLAQLVVEKNLSVRELEQIVKSREDKKEFELESEIIREIEENLMKLFGLRVKIQKKKNRGKIEIEFSSDEELEKIVSILMP; this is translated from the coding sequence ATGAAAAAGAGGCTTGGAAGAGGGCTTGACGCCCTGTTTGGGGATGAGATAAGTAGCTCTGAAAAAGAGTTTGAGGCAGGCTTTGACGACAAGGAAAATATTGAGAAGATTGAAGAGATTAATATTGAGTTGATAGAGCTTTCAGAAAATCAGCCAAGAAAGGTATTCAATGAAGAGGAAATAGAGGAGCTTGCAAGCTCAATTAAAAGTGTTGGGCTTATACAGCCTCTTGTTGTGCAAAAAAAGGGAGATAAATATGTTTTAATTGCCGGTGAGAGAAGACTGAGAGCTTGCAAGATAGCTGGTATTGAAAAGGTAAAGTGTATTATAAAGGAGTACGAAAATCCTCTTGAGATAGCTCTTATAGAGAATATCCAGAGAAAAGACCTAAATCCGTACGAAAAGGCTCTTGCTTTCAAAAGGCTTATGGATGAGTTTGGGTATACCCAAGAGGAGCTTGCAAGAAGGCTTGGTATTTCACGCTCAAAGGTTGCAAACACTCTTCGCATTTTAAACCTTGGCGAGCAGATCATTGATCTTATAATAAAAGGTAAAATTTCTGAGGGGCATGCAAAGGTATTGCTTTCGGTTGAGGATGAGGAGCAAAGGAATAAGCTTGCCCAGCTAGTTGTTGAAAAAAATTTGAGCGTACGCGAGCTTGAGCAGATAGTAAAATCAAGAGAAGATAAAAAGGAATTTGAGCTTGAAAGTGAGATAATTCGAGAGATTGAAGAAAACCTTATGAAACTGTTTGGCTTGAGAGTTAAGATTCAGAAAAAGAAAAATAGAGGAAAAATCGAAATAGAATTTTCATCAGATGAAGAGCTTGAAAAGATAGTCTCTATTCTCATGCCATAA
- a CDS encoding ParA family protein — MARIVAIVNQKGGVGKTTTCVNLSAAISKIGKKVLAVDCDPQGNLTSGFGIDKKSLTRTTYDVLIGSCSAEEAVIKNKFENLSVLPANVNLAGAEIELVSMIARELRLKDAIEKIKVEYDYIFIDCPPSLGLLTLNALVAADSVIIPIQCEYYALEGLSQLSNTISLVRKHLNKRLEIDGVVLTMFDSRTNLSLEVVEEVKRYFGQKVFLSVIPRNVRLSEAPSFGLPGIIYDPDSKGAKAYIELAEEYINRIENSLSRGANK; from the coding sequence ATGGCAAGAATTGTTGCGATTGTCAACCAAAAAGGTGGTGTTGGGAAAACAACAACCTGTGTAAATTTATCTGCAGCAATTAGCAAGATAGGAAAAAAGGTTTTAGCAGTTGACTGTGACCCACAGGGCAATCTCACAAGTGGTTTTGGAATTGACAAGAAATCTCTTACAAGAACTACATATGATGTTTTGATTGGCAGCTGCTCAGCTGAAGAAGCTGTTATAAAAAACAAATTTGAAAACTTGAGCGTTCTTCCTGCTAATGTGAACCTTGCAGGTGCTGAGATTGAGCTTGTATCTATGATTGCAAGAGAGTTAAGATTGAAAGATGCTATCGAAAAAATAAAGGTTGAATATGATTACATCTTTATTGACTGTCCACCTTCTCTGGGGCTTTTGACTTTAAATGCTTTGGTGGCTGCTGACTCTGTTATAATTCCCATCCAGTGCGAATACTATGCTTTGGAAGGGCTTTCTCAGCTTTCTAATACAATATCACTTGTAAGAAAACACCTGAACAAACGCTTAGAGATTGATGGTGTTGTTCTTACCATGTTTGATTCAAGAACAAACCTTTCTTTAGAGGTTGTTGAGGAAGTAAAAAGGTATTTTGGACAAAAGGTCTTTTTGAGCGTAATACCACGAAATGTAAGGCTATCGGAAGCACCTTCATTTGGTCTTCCAGGGATAATTTATGACCCTGACTCAAAAGGTGCAAAGGCCTACATAGAGCTTGCCGAAGAATACATAAATAGGATAGAAAATAGTTTGTCAAGAGGTGCAAATAAATGA
- a CDS encoding phosphate ABC transporter substrate-binding protein PstS family protein, whose protein sequence is MKKNFFKTIFAIALLVSLFLVFNLSATISYSQSLMVKSKSLPETITQKQIVITFSNDITKGSNFDKITLVKNKKSKVQFSAQIFNNKLVISIKENLSPKAQYILSIPQNAVKSSNGQANSSLKFTFVPQSYSSNLSGRIMIAGSTSVQPLADELARYFMQIYPKVSIEVQGGGSSVGIKSAIQGIVDIGTSSRELTEDESKQLSSKGWQEVKIAEDGIAVIVHKSNPVSNLTIDQIRDIFSGKIKNWKEVGGKDAKIVVVTREEGSGTRGAFEEIVMGKSTKITDSAIVQPSTGAVKTTVSQDENAIGFISIGVLDNTVKGIKVDGVEPTEKNVKLGKYKIKRPFLFLLSKNPSKVTKAFVDFVLSDEGQAIVAKNYISVK, encoded by the coding sequence ATGAAAAAGAATTTTTTCAAAACTATTTTCGCTATTGCGCTTTTGGTTTCTTTATTTTTAGTCTTCAACCTTTCAGCCACTATTTCTTATTCCCAAAGTTTGATGGTAAAGTCAAAATCGCTTCCAGAAACAATCACACAAAAACAGATTGTAATTACATTTTCAAATGATATCACAAAAGGGTCAAATTTTGATAAGATAACTCTTGTTAAAAACAAAAAATCCAAGGTACAATTTTCTGCACAAATTTTTAACAATAAACTTGTAATATCGATTAAAGAAAATCTTTCTCCAAAAGCACAATATATTCTGAGCATTCCCCAAAATGCCGTAAAGTCTTCAAATGGTCAGGCAAACTCATCTCTTAAGTTTACATTTGTTCCTCAGAGCTATTCATCAAATCTATCAGGAAGAATTATGATTGCTGGTTCAACATCTGTTCAACCGCTTGCTGATGAACTTGCAAGATATTTTATGCAAATTTATCCAAAAGTATCAATTGAAGTCCAGGGTGGAGGTTCATCTGTTGGAATCAAGTCTGCAATCCAAGGAATAGTTGACATAGGTACATCATCAAGAGAACTGACAGAAGATGAATCAAAACAGCTAAGTTCTAAAGGCTGGCAGGAAGTTAAAATTGCAGAAGACGGAATTGCAGTGATTGTTCATAAGTCAAACCCAGTTTCTAATTTGACAATTGACCAAATTAGAGATATATTCTCCGGTAAAATTAAAAACTGGAAAGAAGTTGGTGGAAAAGATGCAAAGATTGTTGTTGTCACAAGAGAAGAAGGTTCAGGCACAAGAGGAGCTTTTGAAGAGATTGTTATGGGAAAATCTACAAAGATAACAGACTCAGCGATTGTTCAGCCTTCAACAGGTGCAGTCAAAACAACAGTAAGTCAGGATGAAAATGCAATAGGTTTTATATCCATAGGTGTGCTTGACAACACAGTCAAAGGTATAAAGGTTGATGGGGTTGAACCAACAGAAAAGAATGTTAAACTTGGAAAATATAAAATTAAAAGACCTTTCCTGTTCCTGCTTTCCAAAAACCCAAGCAAAGTTACAAAGGCATTTGTTGATTTTGTTCTCTCTGATGAGGGTCAGGCAATAGTTGCTAAAAATTATATATCTGTGAAGTAA